One window of the Runella slithyformis DSM 19594 genome contains the following:
- a CDS encoding MOSC domain-containing protein yields the protein MFSEPTPLKELMSHFPQAGEVIWIGLRTATRKEVNVVEETVARIGTGLEGDRYKGNADSKRQVTLIQAEHLAAVGSYLGRGIINPILLRRNIVVHGINLLALKDHRILIGDAVLEMTGLCHPCSRMEEVLGEGGYNAMRGHGGITARVVQEGAIRVGDKVLIEKMPWKCES from the coding sequence ATGTTTAGTGAACCCACTCCTTTAAAAGAACTGATGAGTCATTTTCCGCAGGCGGGGGAAGTGATCTGGATAGGACTGCGAACCGCCACCCGAAAAGAAGTAAACGTAGTGGAAGAAACGGTAGCCCGTATCGGTACCGGACTGGAAGGCGACCGCTACAAAGGCAATGCCGACAGCAAACGACAGGTGACGCTCATTCAGGCCGAGCATCTGGCGGCGGTGGGTTCGTACCTTGGGCGCGGCATCATTAACCCGATTTTGTTGCGGCGAAATATTGTGGTTCACGGCATCAACCTGCTGGCACTCAAAGACCATCGCATCCTCATCGGTGACGCCGTTTTGGAAATGACCGGGCTGTGTCACCCGTGCAGCCGTATGGAAGAAGTTCTCGGCGAAGGCGGTTACAATGCCATGCGCGGACACGGCGGTATCACCGCGCGCGTGGTGCAGGAAGGAGCTATTCGGGTGGGTGATAAGGTACTGATTGAAAAAATGCCCTGGAAGTGCGAAAGCTAA
- a CDS encoding acyl carrier protein phosphodiesterase codes for MNYLAHFYLSFEQEPLVLGNLLGDFARGRLDHPRNDRYNSAIKQGILLHRQIDSFTDTHPAGQACRQELPAYFGKYKGVVMDMYFDYFLAKHFHEYHSLSLKNFTIWVYGILEKHREMLPENALGLVDSMIRYDWLYNYQFNEGMNRSFNGMSRRYPFLAGIEQAGPELLANETLYESYFRGFFPDLVSSCKDFLSFD; via the coding sequence ATGAATTACCTCGCCCACTTTTATTTGTCTTTTGAGCAGGAACCCCTGGTCTTAGGCAATTTATTGGGCGATTTTGCGCGCGGTCGTCTGGACCACCCGCGAAATGACCGCTACAATTCGGCCATTAAACAGGGAATTTTACTGCATCGCCAAATTGATTCCTTTACCGATACACACCCCGCCGGGCAAGCCTGCCGTCAGGAGTTGCCTGCGTATTTTGGAAAATACAAAGGCGTGGTGATGGATATGTATTTTGACTATTTTCTGGCAAAACATTTTCATGAGTATCATTCGTTATCTTTAAAAAACTTTACGATTTGGGTGTACGGGATTTTAGAGAAACACCGGGAAATGTTGCCCGAAAATGCCCTGGGGTTGGTGGATTCGATGATCAGGTACGATTGGCTGTACAATTATCAGTTTAATGAAGGCATGAACCGGTCGTTTAACGGTATGTCGCGCCGTTATCCCTTTTTGGCCGGCATAGAGCAGGCAGGTCCTGAATTGTTAGCCAATGAAACGCTTTATGAATCTTACTTTCGTGGGTTCTTTCCCGATTTGGTCAGCAGTTGTAAAGATTTTTTGTCGTTTGATTAA
- a CDS encoding deoxycytidylate deaminase — protein MRPAFDDIFMELAQNLARRSHCIKAQVGSVLTKDTRIISIGYNGPPSGTHNCDDEFPETGCPRDSKGSCSLALHAEQNAILYAVKNGANLEGTTLYVTLSPCIACARVIFTMKIKRVIYLNSYAEYKGIGIDEGVEFLRKFGVEVERYLPKESAEGQLPSE, from the coding sequence ATGCGTCCTGCTTTTGATGATATATTTATGGAATTGGCCCAAAATCTGGCGCGGCGGTCACACTGCATCAAAGCGCAGGTTGGGTCGGTCCTCACCAAAGATACACGGATTATTTCAATCGGATACAATGGCCCGCCCTCCGGAACTCACAATTGTGACGATGAATTTCCCGAAACCGGTTGCCCGCGTGATTCTAAAGGAAGCTGCTCACTGGCGTTACATGCTGAGCAGAACGCGATTTTGTACGCGGTCAAAAACGGGGCAAATCTGGAAGGAACCACATTGTACGTTACGCTTTCGCCCTGTATTGCCTGCGCACGGGTCATTTTTACGATGAAGATTAAACGCGTCATTTACCTAAACTCTTACGCCGAATACAAAGGGATCGGCATCGATGAAGGAGTAGAATTTCTGCGAAAATTTGGTGTTGAAGTGGAACGTTACCTGCCGAAAGAGAGTGCCGAAGGTCAATTGCCTTCTGAATAA
- a CDS encoding DUF922 domain-containing protein, with the protein MQNVCTPLCFSQTQTLTLKPERLNVQAKGFFIVEVIDNRSVTSNIGKIWSRPQPLTAVLQGGTAPAIETFLRRHFNPSKTDSLTPIILVIKELQISETLTPPAKVSGTIKMNLAFETYREGKRVVLTAGSAATTYTRAGIAPEDIIEPQIRRMLESELKGFSKWYAQSVNISDVFVRNVTLILEDDTFVPPSSKAADTLVYYNPDRPLTWQDFQGAPSVFTRWAAQVFTSFGFEARSTVKNRTLELHVKTKVWIDKTISWVRPDAKNDYVLDHEQLHFDVTRLTAERFRRKLKTMTFSVEDFSSEIQYQYIEYYRLHSQLQQQYDDETNHGINRDMQASWAQKVRDELRSYGIIPSKTKLSLPPKQ; encoded by the coding sequence GTGCAAAACGTATGCACTCCCCTGTGTTTTTCTCAGACCCAAACCCTTACCCTCAAACCCGAACGCCTGAATGTGCAGGCCAAAGGGTTTTTCATCGTTGAGGTCATCGACAATCGTTCGGTGACGTCCAACATCGGAAAAATCTGGAGCCGACCTCAGCCGCTGACGGCTGTTTTGCAGGGCGGTACGGCTCCTGCCATCGAAACCTTTCTCCGCCGTCATTTCAACCCTTCCAAAACCGACTCATTAACGCCTATTATCCTTGTTATCAAAGAATTACAGATCAGCGAAACGCTGACCCCCCCCGCTAAAGTAAGCGGAACGATCAAAATGAACCTTGCTTTTGAGACCTATCGCGAAGGCAAGCGGGTGGTACTGACAGCCGGCAGTGCCGCTACCACCTATACCCGGGCGGGCATTGCTCCTGAAGACATCATCGAACCCCAAATCAGACGAATGCTGGAAAGTGAGTTGAAAGGATTCAGTAAATGGTACGCCCAAAGCGTCAATATTTCGGATGTGTTTGTGCGAAATGTCACCTTGATCCTGGAAGATGATACGTTTGTACCTCCTTCTTCCAAAGCCGCCGATACGCTCGTGTATTATAACCCCGACCGACCGCTTACATGGCAGGATTTTCAGGGTGCTCCCAGTGTTTTTACCCGTTGGGCAGCGCAGGTATTTACCAGTTTTGGGTTTGAAGCCCGCTCGACCGTCAAAAACCGAACGCTGGAACTGCACGTCAAGACCAAAGTATGGATCGACAAAACCATTTCATGGGTACGCCCCGACGCCAAAAATGACTATGTACTCGATCATGAGCAGCTGCATTTTGACGTTACGCGCCTCACAGCGGAGCGTTTCCGACGAAAGCTGAAAACGATGACGTTTTCGGTCGAAGATTTCAGCAGTGAGATCCAATACCAATACATTGAATACTATCGGCTCCACAGCCAACTCCAACAGCAGTACGATGATGAAACCAACCACGGCATCAACCGGGACATGCAGGCAAGCTGGGCCCAAAAAGTTCGTGATGAGTTGCGCAGCTATGGAATAATACCGTCAAAAACTAAATTATCTCTTCCCCCAAAACAGTAA
- a CDS encoding RraA family protein → MKTFIFSAIVWAGLTLPLLAQQISKEELLFLTPEWKGERFADGRPKVSDALLKRMRLVTHEEAWAVMKGANYKFQYAEGWQCINPDSVLVGRALTATFMPGRPDVHRVIDKKGHEKDGRIKSQNSWPIDLLVKGDVYVVDQFGAHENGPTIGDNLGNSIYAKSGNGIVYEGAIRDIAGLKEIGGFTSFFRTYHPSHHLNNPDGELNTTLVGINHPTRIGKVMVMPGDVVLGRDGAVTFIPPHLAEKVVTTSEIVRLRDMFGHERLREQKYTAGQIDNRWSDDIEKDFSKWLNAHINELPVPKEQIQEYLKNRTW, encoded by the coding sequence GTGAAAACATTCATTTTCTCCGCTATCGTATGGGCGGGACTTACCTTGCCCCTGCTTGCTCAACAGATCTCCAAAGAAGAACTGCTGTTTTTAACGCCCGAGTGGAAAGGGGAACGTTTTGCCGACGGACGCCCCAAAGTCTCTGACGCGCTGCTCAAACGCATGCGACTCGTCACGCATGAAGAAGCCTGGGCAGTAATGAAAGGAGCTAATTACAAATTTCAGTACGCCGAAGGATGGCAGTGTATCAACCCCGACAGTGTACTCGTGGGCCGTGCATTGACGGCCACGTTTATGCCCGGCCGGCCGGATGTTCACCGCGTCATTGACAAAAAAGGACACGAAAAAGACGGGCGCATCAAATCGCAAAATTCGTGGCCCATTGATCTGTTGGTCAAGGGCGATGTGTACGTAGTAGACCAATTTGGGGCCCACGAAAACGGACCGACCATCGGCGATAATCTCGGAAATTCTATTTACGCCAAATCAGGCAACGGCATCGTCTACGAAGGAGCGATTCGTGACATTGCCGGGCTGAAAGAGATCGGCGGGTTTACGTCCTTTTTCCGTACCTATCACCCTTCCCACCACCTCAACAATCCCGACGGAGAACTGAACACGACCTTGGTCGGCATTAATCATCCCACGCGCATCGGCAAAGTAATGGTCATGCCCGGCGATGTGGTACTGGGCCGCGACGGTGCGGTCACCTTTATTCCACCGCATTTGGCCGAAAAAGTAGTGACCACTTCCGAAATCGTACGCCTGCGCGACATGTTTGGCCACGAACGCCTCCGCGAACAGAAATATACGGCGGGGCAAATTGACAATCGCTGGTCGGATGACATCGAGAAGGATTTTTCCAAATGGCTCAATGCACACATCAACGAGCTGCCCGTACCGAAAGAACAAATTCAGGAATATTTGAAAAACAGAACGTGGTAA
- a CDS encoding mandelate racemase/muconate lactonizing enzyme family protein encodes MTSRREFMTKGAISAALGLSTLSSYGQGLETALQRTPQSSAPSDLKITDIKCGFIRNGHSLFVKIYTNQGIHGCGEGVDATPGTYHLVKMMGQRIKGKSPLNVHRLFEDVRRAGFFEGAQAGMYIAVLSAVESALWDLAGKALGMPVYQLLGGKFRDKIRVYCDTGAYRTTETGPAAFAESAKAAVKMGFNAVKYDIDERNDPNKYDVYNWTANNMELERMYNQIAAVRAAVGPRIDICVDMHGRYDTTTGKRVAKMMEPLKLLFLEEPFPAENPEAYKIVRDSTQTPICAGENHYLAHGFRKLLELGAVDIIMPDLQKAGGLGEGQRIANLANLYYVPFAPHMVASYLGAMASSHVCASVPNFLILEWQIYFHEEPMFKEIVTFDGPMVKDGYIPLSEKPGIGVEINEEGMRKYAPAGVPFFE; translated from the coding sequence ATGACCTCCCGCCGCGAATTTATGACCAAGGGCGCCATCAGCGCCGCTCTCGGGCTTTCCACCCTGAGCAGCTATGGACAGGGGCTCGAAACCGCCCTTCAGCGTACCCCCCAATCTTCCGCTCCTTCCGATTTAAAGATCACCGACATTAAGTGCGGCTTTATTCGGAACGGACACAGTTTATTTGTTAAAATTTATACTAACCAAGGCATTCACGGCTGCGGTGAAGGGGTGGACGCTACGCCCGGCACCTACCATCTTGTTAAAATGATGGGTCAGCGCATCAAAGGCAAAAGCCCGCTCAACGTGCACCGACTGTTTGAAGACGTACGGCGCGCCGGTTTTTTTGAAGGGGCGCAGGCAGGCATGTACATTGCCGTATTGTCAGCGGTAGAATCGGCCTTGTGGGATTTAGCGGGCAAAGCCCTCGGCATGCCCGTGTATCAATTATTGGGAGGGAAATTCAGGGATAAAATCCGCGTATATTGTGATACGGGTGCGTATCGAACCACTGAAACAGGACCGGCTGCTTTTGCCGAAAGCGCCAAAGCAGCGGTCAAGATGGGTTTTAATGCTGTAAAATATGACATCGACGAACGCAATGATCCCAACAAATACGATGTATACAACTGGACGGCCAACAACATGGAACTGGAACGAATGTACAACCAGATTGCCGCCGTTCGCGCCGCAGTTGGTCCCAGAATCGATATTTGCGTAGACATGCACGGGCGTTATGATACTACCACAGGCAAACGCGTAGCCAAAATGATGGAGCCGTTGAAATTATTATTTCTGGAAGAGCCGTTCCCGGCCGAAAATCCCGAAGCTTATAAGATCGTGCGGGATTCTACCCAAACGCCCATTTGTGCGGGAGAGAACCACTACCTGGCGCACGGTTTCCGAAAACTGTTGGAATTAGGAGCTGTGGATATCATCATGCCTGACCTACAAAAAGCCGGCGGCCTGGGGGAAGGACAGCGCATTGCTAACCTTGCCAATTTATATTATGTACCGTTTGCGCCTCACATGGTCGCTTCATATCTCGGAGCCATGGCTTCCAGCCACGTGTGCGCTTCGGTACCCAACTTCCTGATCCTTGAATGGCAGATATACTTCCACGAAGAGCCGATGTTTAAAGAGATCGTCACGTTTGATGGGCCGATGGTCAAAGACGGGTACATTCCGTTGTCCGAAAAACCGGGGATTGGTGTCGAAATCAACGAAGAAGGAATGCGTAAATACGCACCGGCAGGTGTTCCTTTCTTTGAATAG
- a CDS encoding OmpA family protein has protein sequence MASGVKMLAWILLVGWMGGSAYWHVCKIKLLCDGPVEAGPPTAAAYTIPALNIADGNSLNLSSAMNFGFKKSMPEPNYANVKKELDSLAAYLKANATRKLTITGLYSSIEQNTGSFADLGLARAEALKEYLVQAGVPGGQLTTASKLVELIFSTEDSTHGMEFGFDSLLIPKTEEALAAAEKYENLFKPMDLYFKTAKADYIKTPENEKFITEAVRYLTANTDKKLSLTGHTDNDGTDVTNIKLSKNRANSIKALLIQRGIAESQLVTDAKGESQPKATNDTPEGRKANRRVSIIVQ, from the coding sequence ATGGCTTCAGGTGTCAAAATGCTTGCGTGGATTTTGCTCGTTGGCTGGATGGGTGGATCTGCTTACTGGCATGTTTGTAAAATCAAATTGTTGTGCGATGGTCCTGTGGAGGCAGGGCCTCCAACTGCTGCCGCTTATACTATTCCTGCACTCAACATTGCAGATGGAAATAGTCTGAATTTGTCATCGGCGATGAATTTTGGCTTTAAAAAGTCAATGCCCGAACCTAATTATGCAAATGTTAAAAAAGAACTCGACTCATTGGCGGCGTATTTGAAGGCAAATGCCACCCGTAAACTTACCATTACGGGGCTTTATTCGTCCATCGAACAGAATACCGGTTCATTTGCTGATCTGGGCCTGGCCCGCGCGGAGGCACTGAAGGAATACCTCGTTCAGGCAGGTGTTCCCGGCGGTCAATTAACTACCGCAAGTAAACTTGTAGAGTTAATTTTCAGTACCGAGGATTCAACACACGGCATGGAGTTTGGCTTCGACAGTTTATTGATTCCAAAAACGGAAGAAGCTCTTGCGGCCGCCGAGAAATACGAGAATTTATTTAAACCCATGGATCTGTATTTTAAAACGGCCAAAGCGGATTACATCAAAACGCCCGAAAATGAAAAATTCATCACAGAAGCGGTAAGATACCTGACCGCCAATACAGACAAAAAGCTCTCTCTGACGGGGCATACCGATAATGACGGAACGGATGTTACGAACATCAAACTTTCTAAAAATCGGGCTAATAGTATAAAGGCATTGTTGATACAAAGAGGGATAGCCGAATCACAACTGGTCACAGATGCCAAAGGAGAGTCACAGCCCAAAGCGACCAATGATACCCCCGAAGGTCGTAAAGCTAATCGGCGCGTGAGCATCATCGTGCAATAG
- the metF gene encoding methylenetetrahydrofolate reductase [NAD(P)H], producing MTKITDYIRQANGKTLFSLEVIPPLKGSNIKELLANIEPLMDFKPPFIDVTYHREEYIEQALPDGSIKRIVTRKRPGTLGICSSIMHKFGVDAVPHVLCGGFSREETEDFLMDLHYLGIDNVLVLRGDPAKPYKTFKPKTNGHQFAGQLVEQVANMNKGQYLHEGVDPLEPTDFCIGVAAYPEKHFEAVDFDVDFDYLKQKIALGADYMVTQMFFDNQKYFQFVKRCREAGITIPIIPGLKPLSTKKQLSILPRIFYLEMPEEFVKSVEACENDTQAKQVGIEWCTQQCKELMDFGVPVLHFYTMGKSENIYKIASQLY from the coding sequence ATGACCAAGATTACTGATTACATTCGCCAGGCCAACGGAAAAACGTTGTTTTCGCTGGAAGTCATTCCGCCCCTTAAAGGGAGTAATATCAAAGAGCTATTGGCCAATATTGAGCCGCTGATGGACTTTAAACCTCCCTTCATTGATGTTACGTATCATCGTGAAGAGTATATTGAGCAAGCCCTTCCCGATGGAAGCATTAAGCGGATCGTCACTCGTAAGCGCCCCGGAACATTGGGGATTTGCAGTTCTATTATGCATAAATTTGGCGTAGATGCAGTCCCTCACGTGCTTTGCGGAGGATTTTCCCGTGAAGAAACCGAAGATTTTCTGATGGATCTGCACTATTTAGGGATTGATAATGTATTGGTGTTGCGCGGTGATCCTGCCAAGCCCTACAAAACATTTAAGCCCAAAACAAACGGTCACCAATTTGCCGGCCAATTGGTGGAGCAGGTTGCCAACATGAATAAAGGGCAATACCTCCACGAAGGCGTAGACCCTTTGGAGCCTACCGATTTCTGTATCGGCGTAGCTGCATATCCTGAAAAGCACTTTGAAGCCGTTGATTTTGACGTTGATTTTGACTACTTAAAACAAAAAATAGCGCTTGGGGCCGATTACATGGTTACTCAGATGTTCTTTGATAATCAAAAATATTTTCAATTCGTGAAGCGTTGCCGCGAGGCGGGGATTACGATTCCGATCATTCCGGGATTAAAGCCGCTGTCGACCAAAAAACAATTGAGTATCTTGCCGCGTATCTTCTATTTGGAGATGCCGGAAGAGTTTGTAAAGTCGGTAGAAGCCTGTGAAAATGACACGCAGGCCAAACAGGTGGGTATAGAATGGTGTACACAGCAATGTAAAGAATTGATGGATTTCGGCGTGCCGGTGCTGCATTTTTACACGATGGGCAAGTCGGAGAATATTTACAAAATTGCTTCACAATTATATTAA
- the rplS gene encoding 50S ribosomal protein L19, producing the protein MTNELIKLVDAEFAGRRDSHPAFGAGDTISVHLKIIEGAKERIQVFTGTVIQRRNNGGNGETFTVRKISNGVGVERIIPILSPSIDKIEVIRRGKVRRARLFYLRGKQGKAARVKEKK; encoded by the coding sequence ATGACGAATGAGTTAATCAAGCTGGTAGATGCTGAGTTCGCCGGAAGACGCGACAGCCATCCTGCTTTCGGAGCGGGCGACACTATCAGTGTTCACCTCAAAATTATTGAAGGTGCCAAAGAACGTATTCAGGTATTTACCGGAACCGTTATCCAACGTCGTAACAACGGAGGAAACGGCGAAACCTTCACGGTTCGTAAAATTTCAAACGGTGTAGGCGTTGAGCGTATCATTCCTATTTTATCGCCAAGCATTGACAAGATCGAAGTCATTCGTCGCGGTAAAGTACGTCGTGCACGTTTGTTCTATCTTCGTGGTAAGCAGGGTAAAGCCGCTCGTGTGAAAGAAAAGAAATAG
- the dapF gene encoding diaminopimelate epimerase — protein MTITFSKYQGTGNDFIMIDDRTEQFPVDKNLIAFLCHRRFGIGADGLILLRNAENYDFRMVYFNADGGEGSMCGNGGRCTVRFAQDLGLFEESTTFIAVDGEHKAVACEEEIFLNMSDVSGIQHDGNNDFLNTGSPHFVTFVNDIESVEVVNEGKNIRYGDVYGPIGGTNVNFVEVLNNDSLYVRTYERGVEDETYSCGTGVTACALSAHDRLQMESPINVKTRGGNLRVSFAAHEPGKFDSIYLIGPAIKVFEGVFKVDDL, from the coding sequence ATGACGATTACATTTTCCAAATACCAGGGCACGGGCAATGATTTTATCATGATCGATGACCGTACCGAGCAATTTCCGGTCGATAAGAACCTCATTGCTTTTTTGTGCCACCGCCGTTTTGGCATCGGTGCCGACGGGCTTATATTGCTACGCAATGCCGAAAATTACGATTTTCGTATGGTGTACTTCAATGCCGACGGCGGCGAAGGCAGCATGTGTGGCAACGGCGGCCGCTGTACCGTTCGTTTTGCGCAGGACTTAGGTCTTTTTGAAGAAAGTACCACGTTCATTGCCGTAGACGGTGAGCACAAAGCCGTGGCCTGTGAAGAAGAAATCTTTCTGAATATGAGCGACGTATCAGGCATTCAACATGATGGCAACAATGATTTTTTAAACACGGGTTCTCCTCACTTCGTGACCTTTGTCAATGATATTGAATCCGTTGAAGTGGTCAATGAAGGGAAAAATATTCGCTACGGCGACGTATACGGACCCATCGGGGGCACAAACGTCAACTTTGTCGAAGTCCTGAACAACGATTCACTATACGTACGCACCTACGAGCGGGGCGTGGAAGACGAGACCTATTCGTGCGGAACGGGCGTTACGGCCTGTGCCTTATCTGCGCATGACCGTTTGCAAATGGAGTCGCCCATCAATGTAAAAACCAGAGGCGGCAATCTGCGCGTTTCGTTTGCAGCACACGAACCGGGCAAGTTTGACAGCATTTACCTCATCGGCCCTGCCATCAAAGTCTTTGAAGGCGTATTTAAAGTGGATGATTTATAG
- a CDS encoding class I SAM-dependent methyltransferase codes for MNYERIYEYRFKQVAHEKKKVIWTIIAEYFYHKLGKPHRILDSAGGMCEFINAVPSPEKWTVDIVDAIKNYADPNVKLIIGDILEVDLPENYFDAVFISNFLEHLHTQEEVAFFLERMYKALKPGGKIGIIGPNFKYCYKQYFDFADHTVVLSELGVEEHLYGAGFKISESHARFLPLSFRGGLPVHPMLVKLYLSMPFTWWVLGKQFLIVGEK; via the coding sequence ATGAATTACGAAAGAATCTATGAATACCGCTTCAAACAGGTAGCTCATGAAAAAAAGAAGGTAATATGGACAATTATCGCAGAATATTTCTATCATAAACTTGGAAAACCCCACCGTATTTTAGATTCGGCCGGGGGAATGTGCGAGTTTATTAATGCCGTACCTTCGCCTGAAAAATGGACCGTTGATATTGTTGATGCCATTAAGAATTACGCAGATCCGAATGTCAAGCTGATCATTGGGGATATCCTGGAGGTGGATCTGCCTGAAAATTATTTTGACGCAGTATTTATTTCCAACTTTCTGGAACACCTGCACACGCAGGAAGAAGTAGCTTTTTTTTTGGAACGTATGTATAAAGCCCTCAAACCGGGCGGCAAAATCGGTATCATAGGTCCTAACTTTAAATACTGTTACAAACAATATTTTGATTTTGCGGACCATACGGTGGTTTTGTCAGAGCTTGGTGTAGAAGAACATTTGTATGGAGCAGGTTTTAAAATCAGTGAATCTCACGCTAGATTTCTGCCATTGTCATTTCGTGGTGGTTTGCCCGTACATCCAATGCTTGTAAAACTTTACCTGTCGATGCCCTTTACGTGGTGGGTATTAGGTAAACAGTTTTTGATCGTGGGCGAGAAATAA
- a CDS encoding shikimate kinase has translation MKNIFLVGLPSSGKTTLGKQLARQLRYRFVDTDVLIVKEEGMSINAIFAQKGEPYFREAEARILRAIRPDSKLIVATGGGVPYFHDNMAYIKENGISVFLDVAPEEIVDRIQRHSSNDRPTYQKQDTQLLENLQQRYRDRFPFYSQADFTLKGESLNIRQLLNVLQEVVTV, from the coding sequence ATGAAAAATATATTCTTGGTAGGTCTTCCGTCATCGGGAAAAACGACGCTTGGCAAACAATTAGCCCGGCAGCTTCGGTATCGTTTTGTAGATACGGATGTATTGATTGTGAAGGAAGAGGGGATGAGCATTAATGCTATTTTTGCCCAAAAGGGTGAACCCTATTTCCGGGAAGCGGAGGCGAGAATTCTGCGGGCCATTCGTCCCGATTCCAAACTGATCGTGGCCACCGGGGGGGGAGTTCCCTATTTCCATGATAATATGGCTTATATCAAAGAAAACGGCATCAGTGTTTTTCTGGATGTGGCACCCGAAGAGATCGTGGACCGAATTCAACGGCACTCTTCCAACGACCGTCCGACGTATCAGAAACAGGATACCCAACTTTTGGAAAATTTACAACAAAGATACCGTGACCGTTTTCCCTTTTACTCACAGGCAGATTTTACGCTGAAAGGAGAAAGCCTGAATATCAGACAATTGCTGAATGTATTACAGGAAGTGGTAACGGTCTAG
- a CDS encoding BT_3928 family protein has translation MKIVAHIVRFLVGGIFIFSGLVKLNDPVGTQIKLEEYFEVFAADFPALHDFWMALVPYALYFSVLMCAAEVILGVALLVSWRLKQVNWILLLLIVFFTFLTFYSAYYNKVTDCGCFGDFLKLKPWTSFTKDIVLLVLIIFLIWQRKVFRNLRTGSLVGFSAIFSLALAIYAIRYLPPVDFLPYKIGNNIPQLMQPSEPLRYKYIMEKDGKTEEFEKFPTDTAYKYKEMVLINENAKPKITDYKVWNNEGDFTQETFKGKKLIIIIKNGPDLNGASLAHIRSLVNSVKGTDIESLILTSDSDAEIQEIRKAYALDIPYFFADGTVLKTISRSNPGVWLLNNGVVKGKWHYNQTPEKEEVVGKL, from the coding sequence ATGAAAATAGTAGCCCATATTGTTCGCTTCCTGGTTGGGGGCATTTTTATTTTTTCGGGATTGGTCAAACTCAATGACCCCGTAGGTACGCAAATCAAACTGGAAGAATATTTTGAAGTGTTTGCCGCTGATTTTCCGGCCCTGCACGATTTTTGGATGGCGCTGGTCCCCTACGCCCTGTATTTTTCGGTGTTGATGTGCGCCGCCGAAGTTATTTTGGGGGTGGCGTTGCTGGTGTCGTGGCGGCTTAAACAGGTCAATTGGATTCTGTTGCTGCTGATCGTGTTCTTTACGTTTCTGACGTTTTATTCGGCTTACTACAACAAAGTGACCGATTGTGGTTGTTTCGGTGATTTTCTCAAGCTCAAGCCCTGGACCTCGTTTACCAAAGATATTGTTCTGCTGGTGCTGATCATTTTTCTCATTTGGCAGCGAAAAGTATTTCGGAATCTGCGTACCGGATCTTTGGTGGGTTTTTCAGCGATTTTTTCGTTGGCGTTGGCCATTTATGCCATTCGGTATTTGCCGCCCGTTGATTTTTTGCCTTACAAGATCGGCAACAATATTCCGCAACTGATGCAGCCCTCAGAACCCCTGCGTTACAAGTACATCATGGAAAAAGACGGAAAAACGGAAGAATTTGAGAAATTTCCGACCGATACCGCTTATAAATACAAAGAAATGGTGCTCATTAATGAGAACGCCAAGCCGAAAATTACGGATTATAAGGTCTGGAATAATGAGGGAGATTTTACGCAGGAAACCTTTAAAGGAAAAAAACTCATCATTATCATTAAAAATGGACCTGATCTCAACGGGGCCAGTTTGGCCCATATTCGTTCATTAGTAAACTCAGTGAAAGGCACCGACATTGAATCCCTGATACTCACCTCCGACAGCGATGCCGAGATTCAGGAAATTCGTAAAGCTTATGCCTTGGATATACCTTATTTTTTCGCTGACGGTACGGTACTGAAGACCATTTCTCGCTCTAATCCGGGGGTCTGGTTGCTCAATAACGGTGTCGTAAAGGGAAAATGGCATTATAATCAAACTCCTGAAAAAGAAGAAGTTGTCGGCAAATTGTAA